A stretch of DNA from Nonlabens ponticola:
CGGTGGGCATCAACGCAGATAAGAAATATATGTTTGACCTGGATCAACGCGTTTCATTCATAGAGGAGTTATATAAAAACAAGAAAAACATCAGCGTCAAAACGTATGATGGCTTGACCGTCGATTTTTGCAAGAAAGAAAATGCACAGTTCATTTTGAGAGGCTTGCGCAATCCCAATGACTTTGAATTTGAAAAAGCAATTGCACAGGCTAATGCGCAACTTAGCGATATTGAAACGACCTTTTTATTAACTAATCCGTCAACCAGCTTTATTTCATCCTCAATTGTGAGAGATGTCATACGTAATCATGGAGATTATAAAAAATTTGTACCACATACTGTAGTATTATGAGAAAATCGATTGCATTACTTTCAATATCAATAATGCTACTTTCCTGTAGGGATGATCAAGCAGTAACAGCAACAAGCGATACAGTTGATAAAGAATATCTGACT
This window harbors:
- the coaD gene encoding pantetheine-phosphate adenylyltransferase, with product MKKAVFPGSFDPLTLGHQDIIDRGLRVFDHIIIAVGINADKKYMFDLDQRVSFIEELYKNKKNISVKTYDGLTVDFCKKENAQFILRGLRNPNDFEFEKAIAQANAQLSDIETTFLLTNPSTSFISSSIVRDVIRNHGDYKKFVPHTVVL